TTCATTTCtgttgggtttcatatctagcctTTCCTAATTTGCTTGGGGAAAAGGCTTTGATGATGATGTTGTTGTTAAATTGATTGTCATTAAAATGATTTTATTGAGACGGAAAGCGTGTCATTCAATAGGTTCATCTCTACTCGACTTTTAGTATACTAATAGTAAGTATGCTCCCTCAAAAAAGAAACAGTCAGTATGCTATTTTAGTATCAACACAAGAACACAAAAGTAAGTGCCGCAAGAACTTATATTACCTTTAAGTCGCAACCATGCATGCATCATCTCATGAGCTAAAATGGAACCTGTCAACAATCTGCAAAAACAATAACTAATAAGAAACTCACAAAGTCAAGAAACGTATCCAGGGTTCCTCAGGTTCCAACTTAGTAGAGGCAAATGATGACACCATGAATTATTCAAGTGACAGGAAAAGATACACTGATGAGGCACAGTATTAATAGTTTTGCTCATTAGTTAATAGTATTAAATATCTCCAAATAATCCATGCATTCCTTTTTTGCCAACATGAAAGGAATAGTATTTCGAATCAGTTGAAACAGTAGGATCATTTTTGTAACTGTTCCCACTATTTTTCCTACTGGAAGCTGCCAACTCTTACATTGTTATTATTTGTTTAAGAGAACAGTTAAGACATTAAACCGCAATGCTTTACcagcaaaaaaaaaaacccgCAATGCTTTACCTTGGGAGACCATAGAGAATTAGAATTGCAGTGACTTCACATCGCCTTGTCAACCTATATGGCTCTGTTATCATCTCCATGATTTTGTTCCCCGCCATTCTCGGTCTCCTCAATATCTGAAAATAATCTTTATTATTAAGTCTGAATCGGTATGGTACGTGCAATTCGTATGAAAAAACCAGCAACACCAGATCTGAGTCTCCTCATACAAACCGTTCCACGATATCAAAACTGCTCTCCTGACCTCCTCAAGCCGAGAGAAAAACCAGGACTTTGTTTGGCCGTCCTCGCTCGCGATCCCATGCCCGTGAAACCAGCACCCCAGAATAAAAAATTTGTATCTATCCTGTCCCTGTACCCGCCCCGATTTTTCCATCGTGCCAACCACCGAACGGCGAGCCCTGCCTCCTCCACACCAGTCAACCTCACGCCAGCGCCCAGCTACCCTGCGAAGTCACGGCCTCTGCCGCCCCCGCTTCCCACGCCACTTACCCGGCAACCCGTGCCCCTCGAGCTTCTTGCCTCCCTGCCCGGCACCTGCAGCCGCCCTCCACAGAGATCCCAATCCGCCACGGATGCCCTCGCCGCAAGGCTAGATCTAGGCTATCTACTAGGTCCCCGCCATAACCGGTCCTCGCAACCCCAGGCCTCCACTGTCACCGACAGGGCCTCGCCTGATTACCCTCTACCATGTTGCTCAACCCACGCGAGTGCCTTCTTCCCCCTGCCACTCAGTGCTCTCCAACCTCCCACACCGCCGCCGGTTGCCAGTGGGGCATCACCTCGCTCCTGCCCAACTCCTGCATCTGTTTGTGAACATTGGGATGACCAGGACACAGTTTCCTTGACCGGATGCTGCTCTTATTTCTTACCTTGTCTTCTTGTGAGAGCTAAAAATGGTTATTTGGAAGTCCCCATGTTCTCTCCGTGCAGTCATTCTTTTTCTTTCATTTCTCTTTGTGAACTGGAAATGAGTGTACTAGTTGCAATTATATTCAAAATGTGATGAATCCTTTAATGTATGCTATTACAGAGAACCCTCTAGCTCCACTCCATCCTTTTTGTCTGTCCTCGATGATCAGCGCCAGTGCACCAGCACAAGAGATCCGACTAGGAGTAGAGGAGATCTGCAGCTACATAGTGCACTCCTTGTCAGTCTGCTAATATGACGATGCCGGGAACACATGGCAATGAGATGCTCCATCTCACTCATCACACCATGGACCAAGATGCCATACTCAATGTGAAGGAGCGACTTTCCGTCGCGGTGGAACGGGGATGCATTGGGTTCAGATGCTGGATAAAAGGCGGTCCATTGAGGTAAACCTGAGAATGGTTTTCTCTTTAGGGTTTGTCTAAACCGGGTGTGTTGGGTCGGTTTTCCTCTTAAGGGTTTGTTTGGTTTGGTTGTAAATGGGCCGAGTTTGACAACAGGTTGGTGTAGTTTGGTTTTCTGTACAGACCAGTTGGGCATGGTTGGGTACGAGTTCAAACAGGTCCGGGTTCCACACAAGTTGAACTCGTGGTTTTTACGCGGGTGGGGAGATCAGTTCGTCCACAGCCCTTCCCGATTTTCAGTCTCATATACTGGCCACTGCTCGTGCCCCGCCTCTCCAGCCAGCCTGCCGACGACCCGCTGCTGACCCGGATCCCTTCTCTGCTTCCCAACTCTCTTCTCCCACACTTTAACCAGGAGTCCAGCAACGCCCTGACCAGGACCTCTAGCCCCGTCCCTGACGTAGGAAGCAACATGGTGGGGAACTGCTGTTGACCTATAGACAAAAACCAGTGAGAATTGTGGTGCCAGCCATCGGTTTAGTTAAGTTCAGGTGGAGTCAGGACATGGTTTAGTTTGGTTTGGGTGTGAATAAATCCCAGTGGGTTAGTTAGATTTGGTTTGCCCTCATTTGAGGTTTTGTTTAGGTCCCCAACCATTCTCAGGTTTACATCGAGGTAGTGGCAATGCAGGGGAGAAGAACTAGAGTGCCGCATTTTATGGGAACATCGGCTTAATATTTTTGTGCATTTTATGTTTACACATGCAACATGCATGAATATAATTTTGTAAGGGGCCATGGCAACACACGGGGATTCAACTAGTATTATCACAGTCAAAACCCAGTAGATCAAGAGTCGGATTACAACTTGGACTAGATGATGTTTGCATGAACCATTTATTTTGTGTTTGGAACAATACTCACCGTACTGACAGTCTGTTCTTCCGATAAGCACAGACCTCTTGTTTCAGGAAGATGGTGGTGGccctggtttccaaagaaaacaaAATAGTTACAACTACTGAtatagtaaaaaaaaaaaattggttgTTCAGTTCAGCATAATCAACGTACAGCTTTCTCTCCTTCCATGGCTTCATTTAAAGCCTGCCTTTCTACCAGAAGCAGAGGAACCTGTTGTTCTACTTTCATATTGAGGCCTTCATAAAATTCTTGTATTTCGAGATAAAGTGGTTGGCACTCATTCGTATCCATAACTGCAGAGTCGAGACACTCTAGACAGAGCTTACGACCATCATCTAGCAGTACATATCTTGATTCCCTTGGCTGATAAGTAAATGAACCATATTGGAATAAAGTGAGCCAAATTTTGCAGAAAGCAACTTATCTAACCACTCAAGACAAAACTAATAAAACCAAACATGATAACTGAACGATACCTCCATTCTTTCACAACTGCAACATCTTGGAGTTCCATCCACTTCATGTGATGGACAGTATTTTTGTAACCAAAACGGATGTGCCCTATATTCAATAAGGCCATTCATATTCGTAGGAATCTGAACAAGAAGGAACGAACCATCAGGTGGTGCATATGGAAACCAAGAGAAGGAACAAGCCAGCTGCtaacataaataaaatcctttcACATTAtatctagatttttttttttgatttctaCATTCTTCCAGGCTTATAGGATTGCAATAAGAATGAAGAAAAAACATGCATAAAATCAAGTGTTTGCAAAActaaacattgcaatcataaaggagaaaaaaaatcacttcattcaacagtgaataaatatttctgggtgaagaaatgtcAAACAAAGAGAACCCTGTAGCACGAACAGATAAGAAAAAAAATGATGAAGTGGTTCTCACAAATTGCTTGCAGACATCACATTTTGGGTGAAAGCGCTCCTTGTAGCATGTTTTATGGTACGGATGATTTCCCGACATGGAAAACTGCATGACTTTGTTGGTAAGGTCAATATATTATTGCAACTGTTTAATAAGTGAACAAATAAACAAAGACCTACCTCATAGTCATATATTGGTAGATTACAAGCATGGCAGCAAAAGCATTCAGGATGCCAAACAGCCCCCATGCAACTAAGAAAACGCCCATGGCCTATCTCACTGTGACATCCAGCACATGTCCtgaggaaagaagtgagctgcgcATTAAATCATGGAGAGTGACAATTCTAGTGAATCTTTTTTCGAAAAAACGCAAAGACTTTGCATTTCTTTTCATTGAACAGAAGAAGGGTAAGCCTCCTAGGAGGTGATTACATCATTCGTTACAGAGAACTAGTGGACGTCCCAGGTTGTTGGGATGATTATTCTTAGGCCAGCAGCTCCGGCTTTCGCCCAGAGTGCCGCCTCTACTCTAATCCTTTCTAGGAGCTTGGTAACAGGGGGCTGCTCGTTTTCGAAGATGCAGGCATTGCGATGTTTACAAACCATCCAGGCTGTCAGCAGAGATTTTTTAGACCAATACAATATCCTCCTGGTATTTTTAAAAAGCAAATTGTACatattttatatttcttttcttttgacaCTATTGAGAGATTTTACACACCCAAGGCACTTCTTGTAAAGATATAATCCTACCAGATGGAGCTTCCACACTTCAACACTTGTATGCCATGGTTTATCCAATTAGCACAATTTTAAAGTTTGGCGAGTAATTTTTCTTCACTTTTATGTTAGAGCTCTAAATTTCAAACACGTTTTGCAATATTTTCAGAGGCATTTTAAAGTAGTATGTAAAGGACCGAATGATTAGGTTTAAGTGCACAGTTTGCAAAAGTCAGATAGAAATGAAAGTTCAACACCTTAAGTTGTAGACAATTGTTTCAGAAGAAATCATGAGAGCCTTTGAATTTTCTAGTGCATttcaaaagatcattaagaccttGCTATTGTAAGTATGCACCCAAGACATATTATACCACTAAGCTATATTGATGAAGCTTTTAAACAAAATATCATATCCAGGGAGTGAATTACCAACATCAACATGACATGCCCTGCCAAAAAAGCATCAAAATGACATGCATAATTGAAAGAACAATATGGTATGTCTCAGAATTTGCTTAAATACTACAACCTCCATTTCTGAAAAGAAGGCCTATAGTTTTTTCCATAAGTCAAACAATGTAAACTTTGACTAAACTTCTAGAAAAAACTATAAACATCTACTCCCTCTGTCCTTGAAAGAGTGGACGTTTCAGTTTTTCAAGAGAGATTAATTTTTTTTGCATTGGGAAGGTGCAACTTATCATTCATTCTCTCTTTAATTTCTTCACCTCCAATAAGGTAAGTGCATGTAGAAAAGAGGAGACCAAGTGATAGATGTTATTGGGCTTGATTCCTTTGCGATGAGAGCGAAGCAATTTTATCTTCTTTAAAGTGCATTGGAAAgtgagaagtacactcttttgtggacaaaaaTTAAAGCTAAACGcccacttatttgaggacggagggagtacaatacCAAGTAAATATCCTTGGATACATTATTAattaaatatattttcatatcatATCTATAGTCTTTTAATTGTTGATTGTTTTACcagaaacttggtcaaactttacaccTATGGGAAAAAGTTACAGGCTTCTTTTCAGGAAAGGAGGGAGAAGCATGTTGCAGGTATGGCTCTGGATTTTACTAATCATATAACCTTTCTGACTAATTCTTGTAACAATTCAATGATGTGGCACTTCACATCGATCAATCAAACATCAAAGTATAACGTTCAAATTAAGTACCTTCGAAGAAAAACAGTTATGCACACCTGAATCCAGAAGAAAACATATATGGTAATTGTTGAAATGAATGGCCGCCGTTGGAGCTTCCATTTTCACGAGGACGAGGTTGTGAACTGTGTTCACGCGCACGAGGGGGTGAGCCATTTTCCCGAGCACGAGGGGGTGATTCAACATTCAAACTTTCTTGAATAGCTCTTGCAAATAATTCATCCTCATCTAAATGCAGATCCTTtcctaaaataaaaaaacaaataaaacaagaaaGTATTACAAACTATAAATGCATATAATCGTTAAGGCATTTGAGGTAAAAATAGCTTGACAGAAATATCCAAACGAACATGCAATATTCTGACAATAGCCTCGTTACAATACAAAGACTAGAACATCAATACATGAAATGTTTATCCCAAGAATTTTGATTATTACATGATTACATCTATAGCAATAAATTTGCACCAAACATTTCTCGAAACCATCTTCAAAATAAAATTACTTATAATGATCAAATGGTTGCCATAACAAATAATAATAacacatatcacatatgtatgttCATTTTTTATTCCATTGCCAGAAACCGTAAGTGCCGCTACAAGGTGATGAAGTAGATCCACAATTCAGGATGAAGTGGACATGTCTACGGATGTGCGCCCGCAATAGCCACGACTGAAAATTGCAGAATTAGAAGGTGCCTGCAGCCGTGTGCATGCCAAATAACACGTTCAGCAGGTTTCGCGGGACCAACTATCCGCAACATAATAGGCAGGTTATGAGCAATGTGCAATCAAAGCTAGTTTTGTATGTTTGAAACTTTGAATTGCTTCCGTCAAGTTCCCGTGAGAAGCAATCGAGCCAGCTCTGTTATAAAGGATTTATTAGCTCTTGCAGGTTGGTCTCCATCCAACGGAAATCGGTAAGTTGCATCAGCACAAGCGAATCGAGCCTTAGGCCAAATACAGCCTGCGATGAACGGTGGCGACGGCGCCTTGCTGCACTCTGCGGGTGCTTGCAAGTGCAAGTGTGTACAGGCTGATAGCAGGATATGCAGGCTTAGCAGGATATGCGTACTGTGCCCGTAAAGCTCACTTAGCTACTGCAGTTTGTCCCCGCCGCCACTAAGGCAATTTAAGCGTGGCTGGAGCGGGCCTGCGGACGTCCACAGGTATCTgtaggaaattactctcaaaacaaAAATGCCATAAGAGGACAGCCACTGTGTGAAAAAGGGTTTCAGCTTTTTTCAGAAAACGTGAGCAGCAGGaataatatttacaatactaaccTGCTCCCTTTGACTTTCTGTGTTCCTCTTCTGACAAAGAAAGTGCTATAGCACGGTCAATATCCTCAGTGTCAAATTccgaaatgacatcctatattgaATGTGAAAATTGAATCAGCTATATAGTCACAAGAAATGGATGTTATATGTATTTAAACCTAAGTTTCAAAGACTAATATAGTGGATAATTGTACAGAAACTGACCGGTCCACATAGGTATCTAATAAATTCAGTGGAAGTACAGTACCAATGGCAGATAAAAAAAAACAATTTTAGTAAATTTTTTTTGAAAAGAGGCAAATTTTAGTATATATCACATAGTAATATCATGACAAGGTTACCAATGGCAGGTCGGCAGGTAGCAAATAATTTAAGTATCACACAATATAAATAACGATAAGTAAGGTAGCCTTTCTTGgatggtaagttggtaacaatGATTTTCAATAAGGGGTAATTGCATCTATGCAACCATAAAGTACAAAATAAAAGATTTTCCATGCTCCTGCAGAGCCAAAGCCGAGAGCCAAAGAGCTTCACGGTGTCGCTTCGGTGAGGTCTTCTTTTTGGTCGCTTCTTCGGGGAAGTCGGAGTCGCAGCAGAGTGATGACGATGACGCTGGTGGGCAACCTCGACGACGATCTTCGCTTTAGTGGTGTTTGTGCAGTTCATGTGGGTTGCCAGGGTGGCTGTGTGTGCCCTCGCGACATTCATGATCCACGACGGTCGGCGAGGGTGTTTGTACCGGTTTTTGGCCGGTTTCCCATTAATAAACTGGCCACCTTTTCTTCTCTATTAATGAAAATGGCAAGtcttgcctcgtttcaaaaaaaaaaaaaaacgaggcCTACATTGCTTCTGATCACATTAGTGTTACGGTTTAAAATTAGTTAGGTTTTGAAGGGAGATCTGAAGCAGCACAAGcttctggaggaacaactccacttTGCTGCTACAATATGAACATCACAATTGTTGAAGGAACCGCTTCAATGTGCTAAGCTAGATATCACTCTAGGGGCAGGGAATCGCTAAGAGTTCAGTCCAAACTCTTAACACACTAGATCTAGTCCAAGATGCAATACAAGAACACAAAGTTCTCTTTATTGATAGAAAGAGGATACATAGTCTGGTTCCATACGTAGAGGTGTGGACCTCTATTTATAGGCCTCGTGAGCCTCCACTACTTAGCTCTACTTAtagctagaaggttctagagaacACTACCGAAAGCTAGGAAAAGAGATACAAATATCCTAGTTACAGGGTGTTATCTAGAGCGTATAAATCTGCTACTGGAGAGGTCTCGTCTATCTAAAAACGTATAGCAAAGGGGGGAAATCTTGccccgttggtcaacgttttTAGAACACTCtaggacacactacaacatatatgaCAAAGGACCAAGTTATCTAGAATATAGTGGAAGTATGTAGAAGCCAGAACAGATTAGACTTCTACTtatattttattttcattttatcgATTGTCCCTCATCAAGATCTCGAGGCATTGGTGGtatatctcttttcttctctaTCTCTATATCTACTTCTATaatgcaccagttttgaactagTCCTTCAATTCTGACCGCTGGTTCCCTAAATCTAACGGTTGAGATCGGTGGGATTCGCGTGAACAGTAGACCACAGCTGCCAGCCAGCCACCATGTCGTTCTAGAACCATCCCCAACGCCCTTCACGCGCCCGCGACAACCATCACGTGCAGCACCCCAACCCCCGCGCATGCCACCGCGGACGCTGCCTCCCGCGACCTTTTGGAAGAAACGTCGTatccgccgccaccgtcgcggacCTAGGCGGGAGCTCAAGATCCGCGTCGCCGCTGTGGAGCTCGCCGGTATGATTCTTTTGGTCAGTGAGAGCAGTGGATTCGAGAGCCGCCGTCATGTTCCCCACACCTGCCGATGATCCATACCCACCTCGACGTCTTCCTGATCCTCGACGGCAGGGTCTCGCTGGGCTCCGGCCGCACATCTTTATTTTTGTCACTGCTCCCGTTCGCTGACAGAACCTCTCCATCTGCCACGCCTTGACACGCCTGATGCATCTGTTGCTAGAGTAATGGAGGCATCAGGTCAGTGTGACAGTTCACTATTGTTTcactttcgattttaaaagattGGAAGGAGGATGAGTAATCTATGCGTCTTTAAAGATTGGAGGGGATTCATCTTGGGCATCGATGGCCATCAAAGGTCTAATTTGCTTGGTGCTTTTGAGGAGTAGATTCCTTGGCCTGTGGTATTGGC
This Lolium perenne isolate Kyuss_39 chromosome 1, Kyuss_2.0, whole genome shotgun sequence DNA region includes the following protein-coding sequences:
- the LOC127323305 gene encoding protein DA1-related 1; amino-acid sequence: MGWLTKIFRGSTHNISEGQHQSKPAEEATWNEPSSSTVVTDVISEFDTEDIDRAIALSLSEEEHRKSKGAGKDLHLDEDELFARAIQESLNVESPPRARENGSPPRAREHSSQPRPRENGSSNGGHSFQQLPYMFSSGFRTCAGCHSEIGHGRFLSCMGAVWHPECFCCHACNLPIYDYEFSMSGNHPYHKTCYKERFHPKCDVCKQFIPTNMNGLIEYRAHPFWLQKYCPSHEVDGTPRCCSCERMEPRESRYVLLDDGRKLCLECLDSAVMDTNECQPLYLEIQEFYEGLNMKVEQQVPLLLVERQALNEAMEGEKAGHHHLPETRGLCLSEEQTVSTILRRPRMAGNKIMEMITEPYRLTRRCEVTAILILYGLPRLLTGSILAHEMMHAWLRLKGYRTLSPDIEEGICQVLAHMWIESEIMGGSGINATSTSSSSSSSTSSKKGGRSQFERKLGDFFKHQIESDTSMAYGDGFRAGNRVVLQYGLKRTLEHIRLTGTLPF